From the Moorena sp. SIOASIH genome, the window CCCAACACGCGATCGCGGTTTAGTGTGGTTTGCCATCATTAACGGTGGCAACGATATCCTAGAATTTCGGGCAAAACAGGATCAGCTACTGCAACGCCTGTCTGTCGAGTGGGGTCCCCTTACCCAAAAGAGTGGCAATCCAACCCATAAACCATTGATCATTGGTGATCCCAAGCGTATTGAAAAAATCAGCAGTGCCTTGCTGATTGAAAATCCAAAATAGCAATATAGATATCGAGTGGGGTTGAAATTTTGTTGAAGGTTGAAGGTTGACCGTTGACCGTCAACCGTCAACAGTTAAGTTCAAGGGTTGAGCAACGGCTCCAAAGGCAGTTTCAGCAATAAATTAATTTAGGCTACAGTCAACCTTCAAACTTCAACTTTTAACCTTCAACCTTCAACCTTCAACCTTCAACTTTCAACCTTCAACCTTCAACCTTCAACCTTGGCCTTTCGGCCACGCTAAGCGAACAACTTTAAACCAGCTCAAGGAATAATTTCTGTTACCACTCTTTCCCCAACACCACTAGTTACTACAATATCTTGAGCTTCAAGGTTACCCACTGCTTTGTCACCAGTCGTATTAAATTGGGGTGAAACTTGTTCATATATTACATTACCTGAGGCTTCCATCTGTTGGGTGGGGATATCCCAAGTTAGCTGATTAGCGTACAGTTTGGCTTGCTTACGGCTTCCCTCCCCTTGTACTCCTCCAGTTAACCTAACTACTTTCTTACCCAAATCTACCCGTCCCCTGTTAGCTGTTACCATCAGTTTCTCCTGCTGGTGAACAATTCTAACCGGCTGATCGGACACAACAGTTTTATCATTCAAATTCCAAACTGCTGAATTACTCGATATCAGGACCGGTGGTTCGACCGAAGTCAACTGCACATTTTTCTTGAGAGTTGCTATATTTGTCTTAAGGTTTACCTCAGAATTGTCGGCTTCCACTCGTTCTGTTACTATCTTATTTTTATAGCGTTCAATAAGTATGCTTTTGTTACCAATTACCTTCTGTTGTTCGATTTGCCAGAGCAAACGTTCTGTTTTCATTTGCAAGTTTGGGTCTTTCGATATGGCTGCTACTTGACCA encodes:
- the lptC gene encoding LPS export ABC transporter periplasmic protein LptC, with the translated sequence MFLYSKRCLIFFILIVTVYSLSGCKSEPKPLNQVQEDTNVTEKIEGSLVFKNVTLDQSDKQGRPLWKVTGDKATYSPDRKIAYIDKPNGDLYQDGKLILQVSAQSGEILENGEIVFLKGQVTATDPRNGAVLRGDESEWKPKEDLLVIRNNVKGNHPKLQASAKEGRYLSRTQKLELIGQVAAISKDPNLQMKTERLLWQIEQQKVIGNKSILIERYKNKIVTERVEADNSEVNLKTNIATLKKNVQLTSVEPPVLISSNSAVWNLNDKTVVSDQPVRIVHQQEKLMVTANRGRVDLGKKVVRLTGGVQGEGSRKQAKLYANQLTWDIPTQQMEASGNVIYEQVSPQFNTTGDKAVGNLEAQDIVVTSGVGERVVTEIIP